A stretch of the Plodia interpunctella isolate USDA-ARS_2022_Savannah chromosome Z, ilPloInte3.2, whole genome shotgun sequence genome encodes the following:
- the Spg7 gene encoding paraplegin gives MLSIKRLPTLSASKIQSKLHFALRCGVQEKQINKHCHMNLLNLCRSFSVLHHISSKSKNPQLHRFNAEYKAACDLLKRSHLPGLNSVFDLTNRTLHTTPPKFNQPDDKDKDKKNKKKDDIDNNMPSLMMKAVFWMMTTIILVIASSLLVPGDNTQNELVRYVSWNEFVYSMLAKGEVEELIVRPDMEVVTIILHEGAVIKGKRATHRVYHMNVGDIHRFEEKLRETEQNLGVKEGVRVIYDRNGGVAGKIISTLLIAAIILSFLYSSKSMRMNINIGGISQLGRAKFTLVDSMTGQGKGVKFDDVAGLKEAKVEVMEFVDYLKRPEHYKSLGAKVPKGALLLGPPGCGKTLLAKAVATEANVPFLSMNGSEFIEMIGGLGAARVRDLFKEAVSRAPCIIYIDEMDAVGRARATGPASFGPGGAEGEQTLNQLLVEMDGMKSREGVVVLASTNRADVLDKALLRPGRFDRHILIDLPTLQEREEIFERHLKNIVLEDLPHYYVKRLAYLTPGFSGADIANVCNEAALHAARHKQNIVKAADLEYAVERVVGGTEKRSHAMSPIEKRIVAYHESGHALVGWMLEHTEALLKVTIVPRTNKALGFAQYTTSDQKLYSKEELFDRMCMALGGRAAEAITFNSITSGAQNDLEKVTKIAYAQVRVYGMSPAVGLLSFPDLKDRGKSPFSKALKNIIDLEARKLIASAYYRTEDILRKNEHLLVALAEKLLVKETLDNQEIHAILGPPPFPRKKFIDPVEFESSLRNMENAASVEDSSPAGAPSAKPDAQPGV, from the exons ATGTTATCAATAAAGCGGTTACCTACGTTATCGGCATCAAAAATACAGTCAAAATTGCATTTTGCTCTAAGATGCGGAGTACAAGAGAAGCAGATAAATAAACACTGCCATATGAATTTGCTGAATTTATGCAGATCTTTTTCAGTATTACACCATATATCAAGCAAATCAAAGAATCCA caATTGCACCGTTTCAACGCAGAATACAAAGCTGCATGTGACTTGCTCAAGAGGTCACACCTCCCTGGGTTGAATTCAGTGTTTGACCTTACAAATAGAACTTTGCACACAACACCACCAAAGTTTAATCAACCAGATGACAAAGACAAG gataaaaaaaataaaaagaaggaTGACATAGACAACAACATGCCATCACTGATGATGAAAGCTGTATTTTGGATGATGACCACTATCATCCTAGTGATAGCTAGTTCCCTCCTCGTACCAGGGGACAACACACAGAACGAA TTAGTTCGCTACGTGTCATGgaacgagtttgtatactcaATGCTGGCTAAAGGAGAGGTGGAGGAGCTTATAGTAAGGCCTGACATGGAGGTGGTCACCATTATACTTCATGAAGGCGCAGTCATCAAGGGAAAACGA GCAACACACCGAGTTTATCACATGAATGTGGGTGACATCCACAGATTCGAAGAGAAATTAAGGGAAACTGAACAGAATTTAGGAGTAAAAGAAG GTGTCCGCGTGATATACGATAGAAATGGCGGCGTGGCGGGCAAGATAATTAGTACACTGCTCATTGCCGCCATCATTCTGTCCTTCTTGTACTCAAGCAAATCCATGCGAATGAACATCAACATTGGAGGCATT agtCAACTCGGTCGAGCGAAGTTTACGCTAGTAGACTCTATGACCGGGCAAGGTAAGGGGGTCAAGTTCGACGATGTGGCCGGTCTTAAAGAGGCCAAGGTCGAGGTCATGGAGTTTGTGGACTATCTCAAGAGACCTGAGCATTATAAGAGCTTGGGTGCTAAG GTTCCAAAAGGCGCGCTTTTGTTGGGCCCGCCAGGGTGCGGGAAGACGCTACTGGCGAAGGCTGTTGCCACCGAAGCCAACGTACCTTTCTTGTCTATGAACGGGTCGGAATTCATAGAAATGATCGGAGGATTGGGTGCGGCCAGAGTCAG gGACCTATTCAAAGAAGCAGTGTCACGCGCGCCATGCATCATCTACATAGACGAGATGGACGCGGTGGGCCGGGCCCGGGCCACGGGACCTGCGTCGTTTGGGCCCGGCGGGGCCGAGGGCGAACAGACCCTCAATCAGCTGCTGGTGGAGATGGACGGTATGAAGAgtcgcgagggggtggtcgtTCTGGCTTCGACTAACAGAGCTGATGTTTTGGATAAG GCCTTACTTCGCCCCGGTCGCTTCGACCGCCACATACTGATTGATTTGCCGACGCTACAAGAAAGGGAGGAGATTTTCGAACGTCACCTCAAGAATATCGTCCTTGAGGATCTGCCCCACTATTATGTCAAAAG GTTGGCGTACCTAACGCCCGGGTTCAGCGGGGCGGACATCGCGAACGTGTGCAACGAAGCAGCGTTACACGCGGCGAGACACAAGCAGAATATTGTGAAGGCGGCCGATCTGGAGTACGCTGTTGAGAGGGTCGTGG GAGGCACAGAAAAGCGCAGTCACGCGATGTCTCCTATAGAAAAAAGGATAGTGGCATACCACGAGTCTGGTCACGCTTTGGTCGGCTGGATGTTAGAACACACTGAGGCGTTGCTCAAAGTGACCATTGTGCCCCGGACCAATAAGGCGCTAGGGTTTGCGCAATACACCACGTCTGACCAGAAACTGTACTCTAAGGAAGAG ctGTTCGACCGAATGTGTATGGCGCTGGGAGGGCGCGCGGCCGAAGCCATCACGTTCAATTCCATCACCAGTGGTGCCCAGAACGACCTCGAGAAAGTCACCAAAATTGCGTATGCGCAG GTCCGAGTGTACGGCATGTCGCCGGCTGTAGGGCTGCTGTCGTTCCCGGACCTCAAGGACCGCGGCAAGAGTCCCTTCAGTAAGGCACTGAAGAATATTATCGACTTGGAAGCGAGGAAGCTTATAGCCAGCGCCTACTACCGCACCGAGGACATATTGAGGAAGAATGAACATTTACTTGTGGCT CTAGCAGAGAAACTTTTAGTAAAAGAGACGTTGGACAATCAAGAGATCCATGCCATATTGGGCCCGCCGCCGTTCCCAAGGAAGAAGTTCATTGACCCCGTCGAGTTCGAGAGCAGCTTGAGGAATATGGAGAATGCCGCGTCAGTAGAAGATTCCTCTCCAGCCGGAGCTCCATCGGCGAAGCCCGATGCGCAACCGGGAGTTTAA